A single Venturia canescens isolate UGA chromosome 1, ASM1945775v1, whole genome shotgun sequence DNA region contains:
- the ifc gene encoding sphingolipid delta(4)-desaturase DES1, whose amino-acid sequence MGQRVSRTDFEWVYTEEPHASRRKLILDKYPQIKKLFGYDPNFKWVVTGMVLVQFISMFIVKDLSYPMLFLMAYCFGGPINHSLMLAIHEISHNLAFGHSRPMANKIFGFFANLPIGIPVSISFKKYHLEHHRYQGDEIIDTDLPTLLEAKLFCTTFGKFVWVLLQPFFYSLRPMVVYPKAPVTLEYVNLVIQLIFDAIVWYFLGGKVLVYFICGGLMAMGLHPVAGHFISEHYMYKKGFETYSYYGPLNFITFNVGYHNEHHDFPAVPGSKLPEVRRIASEFYENLPHHNSWTSVLYDFIMDPDIGPYARIKRKHRGLTS is encoded by the exons atggGGCAACGAGTTTCACGAACCGATTTCGAATGGGTTTATACCGAGGAACCACACGCAAGTCGGAGAAAATTGATATTag ATAAATATCCACAGATTAAGAAATTATTTGGGTACGATCCGAACTTCAAATGGGTTGTAACAGGAATGgtacttgtacaatttatttcaatgttcATAGTCAAGGACTTGAGTTACCCCATGCTTTTCCTCATGGCATATTGCTTCGGAGGTCCCATCAATCATTCGCTCATGTTGG ccaTCCATGAAATTTCGCATAATCTTGCATTCGGCCATTCCAGACCTATGGCGAATAagatttttggatttttcgcTAACTTGCCAATAGGAATTCCAGTGTCCATAAGCTTCAAGAAATATCATCTGGAACATCACAGA tatcagGGGGATGAAATAATTGATACCGATCTACCAACTCTGTTGGAAGCTAAATTGTTTTGCACGACGTTCGGAAAATTTGTTTGGGTCCTTTTacaaccatttttttattcccttcgTCCGATGGTCGTTTATCCGAAGGCACCAGTGACTCTCGAGTACGTTAATCTCGTTATTCAACTGATATTTGATGCCATAGTTTGGTATTTCCTCG GTGGTAAGGTATTGGTATACTTTATTTGTGGTGGTCTCATGGCCATGGGTTTACATCCGGTCGCAGGACACTTTATATCGGAACATTACATGTACAAAAAGGGTTTTGAAACGTACAGTTATTATGGCCCGTTGAACTTCATAACATTCAACGTCGGCTACCACAATGAGCATCATGATTTCCCAGCGGTACCAGGTTCCAAATTACCCGAG GTGCGCCGAATCGCCTCGGAGTTTTACGAGAATTTACCTCATCACAACTCTTGGACATCAGTTCTTTACGACTTCATAATGGACCCCGATATAGGTCCTTATGCTCGTATAAAACGCAAGCACAGAGGTTTGACCTCGTAG
- the LOC122417093 gene encoding uncharacterized protein — protein MSGQSRKFLQGIAARISKSPMVYSASTAIENASTKAQGQLTNLQNIATKKYDTIVKQVNGSTIIQDPNLAPLAQPAPIPKSLINVWRWYQQLTGLQDVEMAQHQVIAVQNKLFKCQDERRVLNHQAEVIAEKLKDVYGELVQIKREDPKYVQLTILENKGLQEQSRITNQLKLLENEERDHFTQLATAIKEYHDSQAMNAQKYKYLSILASATLAIISLCGSMIYNNRRIRDMRIAIAEAQIQNEQTFKDHFDSLEKIITEGLSREIVEIPHPQQETSNFFTTRNICIGVLTLLLSKLFW, from the exons atGTCTGGGCAATCACGAAAGTTTCTCCAAGGTATTGCTGCGCGTATTAGCAAATCACCTATGGTGTACAGTGCATCAACTGCAATTGAAAATGCATCGACAAAGGCTCAAGGACAGTTGACCAACCTTCAAAATATTGCAACGAAAAAATACGACACTATCGTTAAA CAAGTAAATGGATCAACAATAATTCAGGATCCGAACTTGGCGCCTCTGGCACAACCTGCACCAATACCAAAGAGCCTTATAAATGTATGGCGATGGTATCAACAATTGACAGGTCTCCAAGATGTAGAAATGGCCCAGCATCAAGTTATCGCTGTACAGAACAAATTATTCAAGTGTCAGGATGAACGTAGAGTTCTAAATCACCAAGCAGAGGTAAtagcagaaaaattgaaagatgtTTATGGAGAACTGGTACAAATCAAGCGTGAAGACCCCAAATATGTCCAGTTAACAATATTGGAAAACAAAGGATTGCAGGAACAATCGAGAATAACAAACCAATTAAAGCTCttagaaaatgaagaaagagatCATTTTACACAACTGGCAACTGCCATAAAGGAGTATCACGACAGTCAAGCAATGAATgctcaaaaatataaatatttatccaTTCTTGCGTCAGCCACGCTTGCAATCATTTCCCTTTGTGGTTCAATGATATATAACAATAGGAGAATAAGAGATATGAGAATTGCCATAGCAGAGGCTCAGATACAGAATGAACAAACTTTCAAGGATCACTTTGATTctttagaaaaaataattactgaGGGACTCAGTAGAGAGATCGTTGAAATTCCTCATCCTCAACAAGAGActtctaatttttttacaactaGAAATATTTGCATTGGGGTTCTGACTCTTCTGCTAAGTAAATTATTTTGGTAA
- the Sgt1 gene encoding protein SGT1 homolog isoform X1, with the protein MAAENTVAEAMATEMPTPKIKHDWYQTDSHVVVTILAKNAENVKVSYTETTLSVSAHLPSGNDYSLEIDLAHHIVPDQCSYKVLPSKIEVKLKQRDCIRWNSLEGVPSEQEPVQPIPQEILQASADPPKYPSSSKKVRDWNKVEKEIEKEEAAEEPEGNAALIALFQKIYNSGSDEVRRAMNKSYQESAGTVLSTNWSEVGSSQVNKKLPGGVEWKSWES; encoded by the exons ATGGCTGCGGAGAATACAGTAGCGGAAGCAATGGCGACTGAA atGCCAACACCGAAAATAAAACACGACTGGTATCAAACGGATTCCCATGTCGTTGTAACTATTCTCGCCAAAAATGCCGAGAATGTTAAAGTTTCGTATACCGAGACCACT CTGAGCGTATCTGCTCATCTTCCATCCGGTAACGATTATAGTTTGGAAATTGATCTTGCGCATCATATAGTCCCTGATCAATGTTCGTACAAAGTATTACCTTCCAAAATTGAGGTGAAACTCAAGCAACGCGATTGTATTCGATGGAACTCATTAGAGGGTGTTCCGAGTGAACAGGAACCTGTACAGCCTATTCCTCAAG AAATCCTCCAAGCTAGTGCCGATCCGCCAAAGTATCCGAGTTCCAGCAAAAAAGTACGAGATTGGAACaaggttgaaaaagaaatagaaaaagaggaaGCAGCCGAAGAACCCGAAGGAAATGCAGCTTTAATCGccttatttcaaaaaatttataattcgggTAGCGACGAAGTGAGACGAGCAATGAACAAGTCATAT CAAGAATCAGCTGGAACAGTACTGAGCACAAATTGGTCAGAGGTTGGAAGTTCACAAGTAAACAAAAAACTACCTGGTGGAGTGGAATGGAAATCGTGGGAATCCTGA
- the LOC122417018 gene encoding probable ATP-dependent RNA helicase DDX10: protein MGGVKEKKIKIYKKKKNIPEEKIIADLQARYENVDESKIKKFSDLPLSSKTQKALRENGYTEPTDIQRQSIGLALRGNDILGAAKTGSGKTLAFLIPVLEILYCKRWTRLDGVGALVITPTRELAYQIYETLRKVGQYHDISAGLIIGGKDLQFEKKRMDQCNIIICTPGRLLQHMDENPLFDCVTMQVLVLDEADRCLDMGFETTMNAIIANLPPTRQTLLFSATQTKSVRDLARLSLKNPMYISVHEHAEHTTPEGLQQSYVICNLEDKMAMLWSFIRHHLKQKVIVFFSSCKQVKYTYEVLCRMRPGISLLALYGTLHQLKRMSIYESFCKKQNAVLFATDIAARGLDFPAVNWVVQMDCPEDTNAYIHRAGRTARFQRGGESLLVLLPSEEKMIERLKERKIPISMIKINPNKLNTPHRKLEALLARDVALKETAQRAFVAYVKSVFLMKDKEIFDVHALNTDSYAKSLGLAIPPRIRFLQRMQKNTTTDKSGKTKSESSQEIVRTDNKLLENKLRSRESSSEDSNDEFSHEDSNIDRRAYLSSTESKNNLDNALFANEDSDDGEDILTVKRKNVQIEGEISDEEDEEVKLKNSKNKKAVTKAAMAKKILRKKIVPNKKTTFDEDGQELLDSAKTKVSELARQYENEESSGINIEMAKKILREEDRFDKKRFQAKIREKHKEEKRKLKANKKVVESDEDENEVDDERGGVKLADYVSESEAEEPDLSWLPDPDEIYGPKKGSDEEQSGKSSADDDDDDDDDNDEEYENVHRPPKRKLVTQEEFKKSKKKQKFQMKENSDLQATEELALQLLRD from the exons atgggTGGCGttaaagagaagaaaattaagatttacaagaaaaagaagaacatACCGGAGGAGAAGATAATCGCTGACTTACAAGCCCgttatgaaaat GTCGACGaatcgaaaataaagaaattcagCGATTTACCTCTATCATCAAAAACACAAAAGGCTTTACGAGAAAATGGTTATACAGAACCAACGGATATACAGAGACAGAGCATTGGTCTGGCTTTGCGAGGAAATGATATATTAGGAGCAGCTAAAACTGGGAGTGGGAAAACATTAGCATTTCTGATTCCG GTGTTGGAAATCTTGTACTGCAAGAGATGGACACGCTTGGATGGTGTAGGAGCTCTTGTTATAACACCTACCCGAGAGTTAGCTTACCaaatttatgaaacattgcgcAAAGTTGGTCAATATCACGACATTTCTGCTGGTTTGATAATCGGTGGCAAAGATTTgcagtttgagaaaaaacgtatGGATCAATGCAATATCATTATTTGCACTCCAGGTCGTCTTCTTCAACATATGGATGAAAATCCTCTATTTGATTGTGTAACAATGCAA GTTCTTGTATTGGACGAAGCTGACAGATGTCTCGATATGGGGTTTGAGACCACTATGAATGCTATCATTGCTAATCTACCGCCGACTCGACAAACTCTACTGTTTTCAGCCACGCAAACGAA ATCTGTACGAGATTTAGCAAGattgagtttgaaaaatccaATGTATATATCAGTTCATGAGCATGCCGAGCACACAACCCCGGAGGGTCTTCAGCAGAGTTACGTTATTTGTAATTTAGAAGATAAAATGGCAATGCTCTGGTCATTCATAAGGCATCATCTCAAACAAAAAGTGATTGTATTCTTTTCCAGTTGTAAGCAG GTGAAATACACGTACGAAGTACTCTGTCGAATGAGACCGGGTATCAGTCTTCTAGCACTGTATGGAACGCTGCATCAATTGAAGCGTATGAGCATTTATGAGAGCTTCTGTAAAAAGCAGAACGCCGTTTTATTCGCGACCGACATTGCTGCACGCGGTCTAGATTTTCCAGCTGTTAATTGGGTCGTACAGATGGATTGTCCCGAAGATACGAATGCGTATATCCATCGAGCTGGGCGTACAGCTAGATTTCAGAGAGGTGGTGAATCCCTTCTCGTTCTTCTGCCcagtgaggaaaaaatgattgagagATTGAAGGAACGAAAAATACCCATTTCTATGATCAA AATAAATCCGAACAAACTGAATACTCCACATCGAAAACTCGAAGCTCTGCTCGCCCGTGATGTTGCTCTTAAGGAAACGGCGCAACGTGCTTTCGTAGCCTACGTGAAATCAGTATTCCTGATGAAGgataaagaaatttttgaCGTTCACGCTCTCAATACGGATTCTTACGCTAA ATCTTTAGGGCTGGCTATACCTCCGAGGATTCGTTTTCTGCAAAGAATGCAGAAAAACACGACAACGGATAAATCTGGAAAAACAAAGTCTGAAAGTTCGCAAGAAATAGTCAGAACGGACAataaattattggaaaataagCTGCGGAGTCGAGAATCTAGCAGTGAAGATTCcaatgatgaattttcccaTGAGGATTCGAACATTGATCGACGAGCATATCTATCATCGACAGAatcgaaaaataacctcgATAATGCTTTATTtgcaaatg AGGATAGTGACGACGGTGAGGATATTTTAACCGTGAAAAGAAAGAATGTTCAGATAGAGGGTGAAATATCCGATGAAGAAGATGAAGAGGTTAagctgaaaaattcgaaaaacaaaaaagcagTGACGAAAGCTGCAATggctaaaaaaatattgagaaaaaaaatagttccgaACAAAAAGACAACTTTTGACGAAGATGGTCAA gaaCTTTTGGACTCGGCAAAAACGAAAGTGTCAGAACTCGCGAGGCAATACGAAAATGAGGAGTCATCTGGCATCAACATTGAGATGGCCAAGAAAATCCTCCGGGAAGAGGATCGTTTCGATAAAAAACGATTCCAGGCAAAGATAAGAGAGAAACATAAGGAGGAAAAGCGAAAGCTTAAAGCAAACAAGAAAGTGGTGGAAAGTGATGAGGATGAAAATGAGGTGGACGATGAGCGAGGAGGAGTTAAATTGGCTGACTATGTGAGCGAGAGCGAAGCGGAAGAGCCCGATCTTTCCTGGCTTCCAGATCCGGATGAAATTTACGGTCCAAAAAAGGGTTCAGATGAGGAGCAATCTGGAAAGTCTTCAgccgatgacgacgacgacgacgacgacgacaacgacgaagAGTATGAAAATGTTCACAg ACCGCCGAAGAGGAAATTAGTGACGCAAGAAGAATTcaagaaatcaaagaaaaaacagaaattcCAAATGAAAGAAAACAGCGATTTGCAAGCGACCGAAGAGTTGGCGCTGCAATTGCTACGAGATTGA
- the Sgt1 gene encoding protein SGT1 homolog isoform X2, with product MTNSTSNMNMPTPKIKHDWYQTDSHVVVTILAKNAENVKVSYTETTLSVSAHLPSGNDYSLEIDLAHHIVPDQCSYKVLPSKIEVKLKQRDCIRWNSLEGVPSEQEPVQPIPQEILQASADPPKYPSSSKKVRDWNKVEKEIEKEEAAEEPEGNAALIALFQKIYNSGSDEVRRAMNKSYQESAGTVLSTNWSEVGSSQVNKKLPGGVEWKSWES from the exons ATGACAAATTCCACTAGTAACATGAAC atGCCAACACCGAAAATAAAACACGACTGGTATCAAACGGATTCCCATGTCGTTGTAACTATTCTCGCCAAAAATGCCGAGAATGTTAAAGTTTCGTATACCGAGACCACT CTGAGCGTATCTGCTCATCTTCCATCCGGTAACGATTATAGTTTGGAAATTGATCTTGCGCATCATATAGTCCCTGATCAATGTTCGTACAAAGTATTACCTTCCAAAATTGAGGTGAAACTCAAGCAACGCGATTGTATTCGATGGAACTCATTAGAGGGTGTTCCGAGTGAACAGGAACCTGTACAGCCTATTCCTCAAG AAATCCTCCAAGCTAGTGCCGATCCGCCAAAGTATCCGAGTTCCAGCAAAAAAGTACGAGATTGGAACaaggttgaaaaagaaatagaaaaagaggaaGCAGCCGAAGAACCCGAAGGAAATGCAGCTTTAATCGccttatttcaaaaaatttataattcgggTAGCGACGAAGTGAGACGAGCAATGAACAAGTCATAT CAAGAATCAGCTGGAACAGTACTGAGCACAAATTGGTCAGAGGTTGGAAGTTCACAAGTAAACAAAAAACTACCTGGTGGAGTGGAATGGAAATCGTGGGAATCCTGA